One Mugil cephalus isolate CIBA_MC_2020 chromosome 17, CIBA_Mcephalus_1.1, whole genome shotgun sequence genomic window, AAATGTCCTCCCAAGTTCATGGAAATTCATTCTTTAGAAGTTATTGAGAAACACTGTCAGGAAAccgaagacaaaaagaaaaaaaaacacaacaacactcggcctttgttgcctttgttctgttttaactttaatttatcCACTGGAGTTCAATGAGAGCATCACATGGGAACAATCTGAGCTGAGGAGGATGTTTCTTCATCCATATTTATGCAACCAGACAAAGGTCAAAGCATTTCTACCACTTTTAGGAAACAAACTGTAACACAACGAtgcaaataaaaccataaaaccatTCCCCCTAGATATGagtaaaacctaaatatctcatTAAAAACATCTTTACTCTCTCATGCGGAGGTTTTTCTGTCGTAGCCTTTTTAAAAGCCTTTGTGGATATGTTTGTttaggttgttgttgtttgcagtACCTGACGGCGGAGGTGAGCTTGGCTGTGTTGTCTGACAGCATGCTGATGGctccttcatcctctccttCCAAACCCTGCAGACACAACAACGGTGACATGAGTGAACGTGGAAGTCATAAATCAGGGTTTACTGCTGAGACTAGACCGGGACCTAGCTGGTGGTTCAGATCTCCAGGTTCTTTAAAACGTTATTATGTCCTTGGTCACATGTCTAAGAGACGTACGTATGATCATAGAAAGCCTTGGATACAGTGGAGTTTAATaaaagtctttgtttttctacatttctgcataaactcaaaacatcaacagattttcACCCAAGTCTTTAAAGTAGACAAATGGAACCcaataaaagacataaacatTAGACTTGTGCAGTTTCCAGTAAAATGAGCCGATATTACATATCAGGGAGTGATGTGTTTCCATCagtgtgatgagactcaggtcctggtttagttgaaataaatgagggatttgtctcagtctcttCTCAGCCACAGTGAGACTCGTGACAAATGttacacagttttatttattgatgtttcttctcatcttctgtGCTCACTAgcttcttttaacttttttttagacCGAGTCCTGGTGAACTCACTCAAAAATGACGAATCAAGTTCTTGAATCTGATTTTCACAACTCatatttgtgttgaagtgtgtgatgacaacggacaaaggagctttgtgaggagctcagaaaaagagttgttgttgctcatcaggctggaaaaggttccacaaccatctctaaagagtctggaagccacaaataatccacagagagtcagacagattgagaacaaatggaggagatttaagacaaaTTCCTAATGGCTGACCGGACACACGTCTAATATTTGGGTTCTCTTCAGTCGTTTttaagcagaaatgtaaaaaaacaaactgatttgtAACCGTCTGACTCTTGGTAAGTTGACTTGTTGACCATTAGACATGATCTCTCACCATGATGCTCTTCAGCCGCTTGACCTCGTCCTCCTGAGCTCTGTACGtgtccagctcctcctgaaCCGACTCGGCCACCTCTGGGAACggactgtaaaaataaaacaaaaaaaaaaaaaacaagttcaatCTGAACCTGAGCAGGTCAACACACCAACCATGCACCAgatgcaaatttaaaaacactaaGACATCATCAGCGTACAGACGTATCTGACACtgctctgattctgatttaatgTCTGTAGAAGTACGTCTCAACATGCTGAAAGAAACCTCGAGCatcttatatattttacaacTTGTCGTTCACATGCAGcctgcaaacaaataaaaccaatgcaGTTCTTCACGTCCCCACAACAACACCTGTCTGTCTTCCACACTAAGTTcaagttttctcttcttgaTGCATCTACAGTTTTAACCCTCCATgtttcctctggtggtttatttaacagcagcagctttttgaaccaatcagagctctggactccagctgtgtttgagtaaatgctgcatgatgcaatatgtcattttcttcctgcctcattgataaaagtcgttataggattcaaccaacacattttatcaaaacagaaaaaaatcaggtgaacccaacaacttgctattttttaactgtgaccTTTTATAACTTATaagagagattctgactgttgtgatagaaacttcagaatcttgtctttcaaaagaaaCGAAGACCAtaaatgagctccaaaatgatcatcaaCAGGATTCTGTTTATTTTCGCTATGTCCtacacagatgtttttatttgtttggctggaatgataagagataaaagaaataatgaactGTCTATCCTTGACTTGTGCAGGGGTAGGTTTTTGTTCCCtctggataaataaagacatgaatAGTAAAGTTTAGTATTTATCTAAATCCCAAAATAATTTGAGTGAGTTAAgttgaaaaatgtgcaaaaacacaatgaGTTCTGTTGAAAACGTTGACAAATTAAAGCTGTAAATCCTCTCAGGGATGAAGCTTGATGGAGAAAATGGTTGTTGCAGCTAAACTGTGACTCATTGAAGTATAAATGGTGATGATCTAGAACAAGagttctcttcttcttcatcttcaggaACCGACCTGCCTTTGTGCTTCTGCCAGAACTTGTCGGCGACAGTCAGGTCGTAGGtcttcatgttcttcttctttggtctGGCGCCACCGGGCGATGGCTCCGCCCCCGCGCCCTCCTCCATCAGCACCCGGTTCAAATGGAAGTCCtggaggacaaaaacacacccGTCCATTAGTGGgtcaggatttgttttttttttatctatagTTCTTGACAGTGTTGTTCTCTGACAACTGTGACGATTAACAAATAATTTGGgcaaatgcagcaaaaaaaaagaagatttttgCAAACTCCTTGATCTTGATCTCCAATGTTCCAATGAATGTTGCACTTCCACATCCATGTGGAAAGTTTCAGAATCCAAAACTCCATTAAAACTAAATCTAGATCTAAATCTATACACACATGCCACTAGGCAACAGAAGGTGGCTTTTCTCTTCCTAAACCAAATACAAATTTCCTCAAATGTTCAGTAAACCAAGAGtctttttcaggtcaaggaccccaaatgATGAGAGACTTGGGGACTAAAGAAGttctcggccaattgtggggaaatgtgtaatatgcggcctcgtgatgttgtgattggctcagcagtggtGGGGGCGGGGCCCACTGTGCACAGGAGGttgtgattgacaggtctcggctctATATGAAActgtgctgttgagacagctgaaagataacgtcttctgcctccatttaccccctttactaaaacatgttggattcatgttaatgtgtatttaaagaaattaaatttgtggggaaaatttaaaaaaaatatacaaaacaatgtCTAAGCGACCACAggttttgtgacccccctgcagcacctccacggacccctGGGGGCCGCAGCCCCCCTGTTGAGGACCTATGCAGTAGAATATAGATCAATGAACACGTGGAATTCTTCACCACTGCCAACGACTacactgaggaaaaaagaaTTCAAAAAGCAAATAAAGCTACATCTTGACAGagttaataaatgttgattttattgtctgtccatttgttttggtccagatgtttttccttcttcttcttattgcCTTTTAAAGTGAATGATTTTAGaaaactttaaagtttaatATAGGTTAATAGTAATGTTTTAACGTGGATCCGAGTaagaccaataaataaataaataaataaaataacataaaataaatgtgttgtcaTCATAAAAGTTTTTCCTGTGTTAAATGATCTaaatcagaacattttaatGGGCTGCATCAAAAGTGCAGCCGCCAAGAAGACGTCGCCATCGTCCTTTAGTTTATGTTCCTAAAATCCTTAAAATGATCCCGAGACACTTAATGAGCAGAAAACCGGATCCAAGATCAGCAGAAGCCCCGCGGCCGCTGCTATGTTAAAGATACCTGGGAATAACTCCAGAGCAAAGACAGTCTGTCCCGCGTCCCCCTCCCTAGATACGTAAACCATAATATTAACGTCGCCATGGGAACAGCAGAGCTAGGAGAGAGGGAGATTTAATGGAGGGATCGTGTCTCCTGCTGGGTGGTAGAACGACGATGCCATCTGGACCGGCGTCTGGACCCAGCTAGCAAAAAGAAACCTGAGACTCTGGAAGCGAGGGACCAGACAGAAAACCTTCAATACAAAGATATAAACTACAACTGGACCCGttcccacaaaaaaacaaaaaaaaacatagaaaactaTCCTTAAAGTGTCATTTCATAGACTCGgctgcagctcctccctctctctctctctctctctctgattcaACAATGAATTCTGCATCATGTTATTACgttcatacactgatcagccacaacattataaccactgacaggggaagtaaataacgttacttttgggaaacgtttggaccttcattcattcattcatgtggatgttacttagacatgtacacacctagaccagacctgacaGTAGTTTCATTCCACTGAAAGAAGccattgtttttactttttccaccAGAGAACTGATAGTTTTCTTCAATAAATGACCTTCCTCCACCTTTTTGTCTATTGTCAACTcaacaaatgcacattttatctggtttgttttgtttgtcctgaggaaactgtggagatggagggatgTGATCGTATCACTCACCAGGACATCGTGGATCAGCGCCTGATAGGTCCAGGTGTGGTGGAGGGGCGTGGCCATGTCGATGTTCCGGTCGGCCAGGACAAAGAGGGGCCTCTGAAAACTGGACGAGAGGTTTTAAATGATTAGCTATGCAGCAATGCATCATGGGAGATGCAGTCCTGCACTATAATTCCTTCATACAGGATGAAAAATGTTatttgataacatttatttttttattattactaatgCATTGGTATTATCTGATATGATTGAGAAGAAGGAACAGGATCATAGAAGCACTTTTACTTcttcttgtcttgtcttttgtctttgtctctatttgttgttgtatgttgcagtttttgttcagttagtgtaattgttttatttttcaccggCCAATGATAAAGAAtaaattgcaaaaataaataaataaataaataacagatggacgaaataaaaatgtaacaaaaatgtattgagtgttttttttaatgaaatatctGAGCAGAAATGGATCAAACTGACCTGAACTGTCCGGTGGCCATGCTGTCCCCGGTGAACAAACTGTTTCTGGCGTCACGCAGATTCTCACGGAGCTTCTTGTCCAgtttctacaaaaaaacaacacaacagcagaaacACCTCAAAGGTTTGTACAAATAatcagtgttgggcaagttacttcaaagatgtaatgcattacttattaCTGTTAgttcaaagtaattagttacattataatattactgtcttaaGTTTAGTCACatcataatattactgtctttagtTTAGTTACatcataatattactgtctttagtTACAGTGTGAAGGCCTTAagttacttttaagttactttcaccaaagtAACTGTAAATATGGACTGTGTGTTCTCATTAGATCTTATTTCATTGAGTGCAGCTCGTTTCCATCCAGTAGAAGGAGAATGACACAATGACTGCGCTAGGCTAAcgctaggctaacgctaacaacagtacagtataatggagcagttatggctcatggtCCGACACATACTGTGATAGAGAAACTGTAACTTTAGGTGGATTTACTAGAAGCTGCTACTGTTTAATGTAACTGAACACCTGCAGAAAGCTGCACCACGCTACATGTTTCATTACGTTACTGGAGCTATTTATAAtgttcaaactgaaaataatgagtgaATGTAGAGTCAGACTCACCTTCTaaccaatcagctgttctctagctctaacaggaagttaacatttgaTCAGATTGGTTTCTCCTCTATCTCCTATCTATACCAACGCTGTAAATGATGAACTAAACATACAAGTCAGATACGtctgttttatgtatttatctggCTTCTCTTTGTCACTTTCAGGCTGatgttttgactcatttttaaGCAGCTGTGTATATGGGACACATCCATATTCATCCATATTCATCCATATTTCTTACTGTTTCCTTCTGGCCACTACAGGTCAATAAACTGgaaaattaaatttagtttcAGATGCAATAACACAACTGAACAAATCACTGCAGAGAGTGTGTTGTGTTAGTTGGATGCGTGTGTGGTGTAAATGTGCTTGTTGTTTTGCTGAGTTTTCTCACCACAGCGACCATCTCAGCTGCGTTTCCTCGAGGACAACGGATAATCGGCACCGCACCTGATCAACAAACACGAAGAGATGAACTGAAGAGGAAGCTCGGTCACTGAGACacttttaaatcagtttaaatttaactataaatggttttaaaggtaatttatttctttagagAGTAAGAGGTTCATCCAGTCAGAGAAATAGATTATATTACCACCTAGTGgactcacacagaaacacagtaaATTCAAATCAACTTCCATCTCTCTAACCTCAAACTTAACAACTGATTCAGCCGAACTGTACGTAGTGTCACACATCTTATACTGTATAACAACCATGTGCAGCCACACTGAAGCccaacacacaccagcactCGGCCTCCTCCTTCAGTTACAAGTTTCAAGAATTAGTCGATGACAGTTTTCTGCAAATTATGTTTAAGGGTCataaaaaatcattcattcagaaaatatttgaaaaaggagaaaactaATTTTTAAAGGTCACCCCACTCCCCATGAACTCACCCAGGGTGACGAAGAAACAGAAGAGGCTGTCCACGATGGTGTCCATGATGGCCTCCATGTCCGTGTCCTGGATGTCTGCTCTGTTGATGGCTGCACAGttcagacgcacaaacacaaagaagaggctCTGATTCTCTGGCTTCAGGACGAAGGCAGCGGCTAAAAGAAGCTTTAACATAACTATTAAATGATAGAAAATCCTTGTGAAACCCCCAAAGTTCCCAGAGTCCAACACGACCAAATAaaattaagatttaatttacaaaactgaagaaaaaccAGATAATATTTCAGCCTGTGGAGCTGGTGCCTTGAGTCTCTCTGGTTCAAAAttaactgattatttttttataattaagaAGCATAATACTGAACAGATCAATACAATCACTGAAAGCTTAAAGTACattaagaagagaaaaactaTTTATGAAGCTTAAGGTAGGAATGTGCAGGAGGAACCaaaaaagaaaccacagagTCTCATCAGGAAGCCCCAACCATTCAAcataaagaataaatgaaataacacgAGAAGAAGAAGTCATATTTCCACATGTTGGACAGGTGTGTGGGAGTAAGTTACCGTGGTAGGAGATGAGCTCCTTGTTCTGGTTGCAGAGGATGAACATGTCGTCTTCCAGAGTGATGAAGTTCAGGTACTGATCGAACACCTGAACGTTaacacacatcaacaccaaTAAGTTACAGCTGGAcacaaatacaatataaaaacaTCTGCACCCGTCCAGCACAGGTCTGTCAATGAATTAACACCTAGACGTTCCTACACTTTTGAAATTTCtaaattccatactttttccagaccctaaaaaatctaatttatgatAAAAAGTTAAGAAcaaacccagataaattcagtgcatgtttttttgtttttaattctacTTGCACATCATCATCTATGATAATGTGTGTAGCGACTGTGTgatctcacacaaacattttagttgtgctgccataaaaaaaaaaaaactgatccattttttttttagatattcataattttatgttttagaaaatttAAAACTGGTAAGATGTGCAATAAATCGATGCATCTCCAGACTCATACTGACCAAAAGTAGCTGCAGATGACTCGGTCCGATGTTTAGCTTCTaaattcttttaattatttaattattaaaataataaactgtcTGATAATTCATCCACTCGGGTTATTTTCTTACAAAAGTCTTCTCTACATTAACACCGATGACCCTAGCTGCAGTTGTAGAGGGAGCACATGTCAACACAACGATAGTAAAATAAGCGTATCCATGGTAACCTTGGTCACTTGGCTGACAGCGTTAGCAGCCAGAGCGGCGCTGGCGATGTCCTCCAGTTTACTCCTGCTGATGGCAGAGATGAAGTTCAGGTAATACGCCTCGTACAGCTGGTTCCTCAGGTCCTGCACACGCACAACACAAGAACTGATGATTAGGAGAAAAACGGAAAAATCCTGCAGAAAAATCCAAAAATTCAATCTAAATAAGCACTTTGCAACATCATCCTTCCTTGAGGTGCAAACTGAAACATGTAGGTGCTTTTTTAATGACTCCAACCTGTTTAATTAAAAGCCTTTTACTTCTTCAAATCCACTCAAGTGCCTGAACCTggatttttcatgtgtttttctgcataatTTTTCCACTTTCCTTCAGTCATTGTTTAGTTCCAGTGCATCACTGGTTTGAGGGACACCAGTCATTATTGACTATTTATTGATTACTAGTTCACTATTACAATGATTTTAGGAAAtctataatattttaaaataaacttggTTTTCAAACAGAGATGGTATCTGTGACCGGTTTCAAGTAACCAGCTGAAAATActtggacacattttaaatgtgtcttgaGATCTGATGTGACAAGTAGCAGCGCCTCCATGTGGTCACCATGTCTCCAAGTCATGTCTCCATAATTTGGATCCAAATTTAGGAACAAGCTGAAAGACTCAGTGTAAAACTTCATCACCTGACAGATCCTGTCGATGTTCTCCTCTGTGGGCATGACGAAGTAGATGGCTGGAACATCTGGAATGGGATCTCTGTCCGAGTGAAGCagcctgaacacacaaaccacacaacaacacgatgatgtggacacacacagaggagctcTGACCAGCACAAAGATTAACTGAGAACAGGACTCCATCTATCTGTCCGTGTGTCTTACAGGTGCAGGGTGATGCCCATGTCTCGGAGCTCTTTGACAGACAACAGTGGGGAGATGATGTCTTGACCGAACCGGTCGTATATCAACACCTGGAGAGACACacaggggtcaaaggtcagctcCACTGTCTTCACGTCTAGCACACTACAGTTAAGTCAACAGTCTTTTACTGACGTATGTCATGTTATTTAAAGTCACTTTCTAGAGTGTAAATCTTTACTCCTGGGGAAGCGTTACCTTCCATACTGGCTCCGCTGCCGTATTCTTCAGAGGAGGAGCATTGAAGTTCAGCATCCGCTTCAGAGCgactgtacaaacacacaaacaccatttACACTTTAGAGTCTTTCTGTTATTTCTCTATTTGCTTTCTCTGGGTGTAGGAAAATACTTTGTTTTAACCGACTGTCTCATCTTGAAccattttcataatttttttgtgCCGTACCTTTGAAACGTTTGATTTATCTACACTTGTATGAGCTGTCAGCTGTTAATtcaacattaacacattttcaaatcCTAAATCGACTAAATGTCGAAACTAAAAGCTTCTAAAGACAGTTTTTTATTCTCACTCTTAGTTCTGCTTCTATTTGAGGTTCTGAgattcaagattttttttttttttttgttaaactcaGCAAAAATGATTTCCATCTGCATGTGATCATCGACTGCCCCGTCCCCTCTTTACAGGAACTGTACGACTCAGGAGATACACAACCCATCCTGGACAGGCACTTTTTTGAAGGCTGGAACCAACAGAGAAATGGCTTTCATGCAAGAGCCATAATCGCACTGTGCAAcgcaaaaataaagaaataacaatgtGAATAACACTCCTAACAATGTGCAATACATCTGTGCAGTAAGTCCACATGTGCAAACGTGCTATAACTTCATATGTGCAAACAAGTGCAATAATTTCATGTGACACTCATTATTATGTGTGAATGGGAAGTTAAGTCATGTTACTGTTTAAAATTTTGtacatatgtttttattattttttattctagcTTCTTACAtttcctttatctttttttatttgtttttattccagtaCTTCTACGGCACATAAGAGGGACTTGAGCTCATCTTAATTTCATTGTGTCTGCgcaatgacaataaacacattctATTATATTCTATTCTTCACAGTTAGCAGCAGGCTAGCTTAGCCTAGCCAGTTCTTCGGTTTCACAGCTAGCAGCAGCGGCAGCTAACAGGCTAAGCGGCTGGTGACCACTCACTTAACAGGTTACAAATCTGATTTTAGTTAATTAACTGGCCGATAAGTGAAGGAGAAACCGAAGAGTTACTGTCTCTGTAGAGAAACAGGAGTTGAGAAGCTAAACCGGCAGCTAGCTTCGGATGCACCGTGGTCAGTTAACCGGTCTGAGGCCTGACAGCGCCGCATAAACCTCCCCCGGTCAGGCTCGGGGTCGGTGGAGGTCTCTGCGACCTGTTACCGGTGCAGTCTGCCGTTACAAATAGCCGTTAACCGGAGAAAAAACCAACCTGTCTGCT contains:
- the scfd1 gene encoding sec1 family domain-containing protein 1, translating into MAASVREKQTVALKRMLNFNAPPLKNTAAEPVWKVLIYDRFGQDIISPLLSVKELRDMGITLHLLLHSDRDPIPDVPAIYFVMPTEENIDRICQDLRNQLYEAYYLNFISAISRSKLEDIASAALAANAVSQVTKVFDQYLNFITLEDDMFILCNQNKELISYHAINRADIQDTDMEAIMDTIVDSLFCFFVTLGAVPIIRCPRGNAAEMVAVKLDKKLRENLRDARNSLFTGDSMATGQFSFQRPLFVLADRNIDMATPLHHTWTYQALIHDVLDFHLNRVLMEEGAGAEPSPGGARPKKKNMKTYDLTVADKFWQKHKGSPFPEVAESVQEELDTYRAQEDEVKRLKSIMGLEGEDEGAISMLSDNTAKLTSAVSSLPELLEKKRLIDLHTNVATAVLDHIKSRKLDVYFEYEEKLMSKSTLDKSLLDIISDPDAGTPEDKMRLFLIFYITAQVAPSESDLEQYKKALSDAGCDLSPLNYIKQWKAFTKMAATPANYGNSGVKPMGLFSRVMNTGSQFVMEGVKNLVLKQHNLPVTRILDNLMEMKSHPETDDYRYFDPKMLRGSESSIPRNKNPFQEAIVFVVGGGNYIEYQNLVDYAKSKQGKKIVYGCSELFNAAQFIKQLSQLGQK